The Erpetoichthys calabaricus chromosome 5, fErpCal1.3, whole genome shotgun sequence genome has a segment encoding these proteins:
- the pcdh18a gene encoding protocadherin-18a isoform X2, protein MRSIIKPIAGYTLLFLKTSMPLLLLLLHDVSGNAGTLKYKVYEEQRVGTVIARLKEDTAAVVSKLPNPSSVRFRSMQRSSTPLLLVREEDGEISIGAKLDREQLCQKNLNCSLEFDVVTLPTEYLLIFHVEVEVLDINDNSPQFSRSVIPIDISESAAVGTRIPLDSASDPDVAENSLHTYSLSKNDYFTIDVRTRTDGAKYAELIIVRELDREIQSSYELKLIASDTGVPPRSGSTLIKISIADSNDNSPLFEKQSYVIHLPENSPVGSLLIDLNATDPDEGSNGKVVYSFSSHVSPKILETFKINPENGHLTLLKPVDFEATTSYEIDAQAQDLGPNSIPAHCKIIIKVVDVNDNKPEINIKLMNPEEEAHISEATAKGTFVALVSVEDKDSGLNGEIVCRLHGHGQFKLQKHYENNYVILTNGSLDREKRSEYSLTVIAEDKGIPSLSTIKHFTVQVLDENDNPPRFQKNRYEIFMSENNSPGAYITSVIATDPDLGENGQVTYTILDSFILGSSITTYVTIDPSNGAIYALRSFDHEDINRIAFVVQARDAGRNPLSSNITVILTIIDENDNPPAIIYPVVHNHTAEISIPKDAEAGYQVVAITATDRDSGINSELSCSIIPSSQCNFFIIDPKNCKIYTNVSMENVSLQDMEIIVQVHDKGSPQLSTRATFKCILYENLDILFQPTPTTSSQSALDVPMIIIISLAAICAVLLVIMVMFATRCNREKKDTRSYNCRVAESTYQNHPKKPSRQIHKGDITLVPTVNGTLPIRSHHRSPSSSPTLERGQMSSRQSHHSRQSLNSLVTISSNHIPETFPLELAHTTPQVEGQYQPRPSFRGNKYSRSYRYALQDMDKFSLKDSGRGDSEAGDSDYDLGRDSPIDRLLGEGFSDLFLTDGHHRLQTAMKLCTDECRVLGHSDQCWMPPLPSPVSSDYRSNMFIPGEDTPQPPVEDDCQSVDSNDRKKSFSTFGKDPNAANEESSDLCSTSLLSEMNSVFQRLLPPSLDTFTECNEVERVSSLERRKGHLPGKSLAYPQGVAAWAANTHFQNPGSSIGPTQVNHMSMQPSSKWLPAMEEIPENYEEDEFDNVLNQFHVSRSDSRHEIMDASELVAEINKLLQDVRQS, encoded by the exons ATGCGCTCTATCATCAAGCCGATCGCTGGTTACactttgctttttttgaaaacctcGATGcctttactgctgctgctgctgcacgaTGTATCCGGTAATGCCGGTACTTTGAAATACAAAGTCTACGAAGAGCAAAGAGTGGGGACCGTGATTGCCAGGCTTAAAGAAGATACTGCTGCCGTGGTCTCCAAATTGCCTAACCCTTCTTCAGTGCGCTTTAGATCCATGCAGCGGAGTAGCACTCCTTTGCTTCTTGTCCGAGAGGAGGATGGGGAGATAAGCATCGGGGCAAAACTCGACCGGGAACAGCTGTGCCAGAAAAACCTCAACTGCTCGTTAGAGTTTGATGTAGTTACCCTGCCGACAGAGTACTTGCTGATATTTCATGTTGAAGTGGAAGTGTTGGATATTAATGACAATTCGCCGCAATTTTCCAGATCCGTTATTCCTATTGACATCTCGGAGAGTGCGGCCGTGGGAACAAGAATCCCCCTGGACAGCGCCTCTGACCCCGACGTTGCGGAAAACTCCCTGCATACTTATTCCTTGTCCAAAAACGACTATTTCACGATCGATGTGAGAACCAGGACTGATGGGGCCAAGTACGCCGAGTTAATTATCGTCAGGGAACTAGACCGAGAAATTCAGTCTAGTTATGAACTTAAACTGATAGCTTCTGATACCGGTGTGCCACCTAGATCGGGCTCAACCCTGATTAAAATCAGCATTGCTGATTCAAATGATAATAGCCCGCTTTTTGAAAAACAGTCTTATGTTATACATCTGCCGGAAAACTCTCCCGTGGGGTCTTTGTTAATCGACCTAAATGCTACAGATCCAGATGAGGGCAGTAATGGGAAAGTAGTATATTCTTTCAGCAGCCACGTGTCTCCAAAAATTTTGGAGACTTTCAAAATCAACCCAGAAAATGGCCATCTTACTCTTCTCAAGCCAGTTGACTTTGAAGCTACCACATCTTATGAAATTGATGCCCAAGCTCAGGACCTGGGACCCAATTCCATTCCTGCACACTGTAAAATTATCATCAAAGTTGTGGATGTCAATGATAACAAACCTGAGATCAATATTAAGCTAATGAATCCAGAGGAGGAAGCCCATATTTCAGAAGCAACTGCAAAAGGTACTTTTGTAGCTCTTGTATCCGTAGAAGACAAAGACTCGGGCTTGAATGGAGAGATTGTGTGCAGGCTACATGGCCATGGCCAGTTCAAACTTCAGAAACATTATGAAAACAACTACGTCATTTTAACAAATGGTTCATTAGATAGAGAAAAGAGATCAGAATATAGTTTGACTGTTATTGCAGAGGACAAAGGGATCCCAAGCCTTTCTACAATTAAACACTTTACAGTTCAGGTCCTGGATGAAAATGACAATCCACCTCGTTTTCAGAAGAACAGGTATGAGATTTTCATGTCGGAAAACAACTCTCCTGGAGCCTATATAACATCAGTAATAGCCACTGACCCTGATCTTGGAGAAAATGGACAGGTTACCTACACCATCTTGGATAGCTTTATTTTAGGAAGCTCCATAACAACTTATGTGACTATTGATCCATCTAATGGAGCCATTTATGCCCTAAGAAGTTTTGATCATGAAGACATCAATCGAATTGCTTTTGTAGTTCAGGCAAGAGATGCAGGTCGAAACCCACTTAGCAGTAACATCACTGTCATCCTCACCATAATTGACGAAAACGACAACCCACCAGCTATTATATATCCAGTCGTGCACAACCATACGGCAGAAATTTCTATCCCTAAAGATGCTGAAGCTGGCTATCAAGTTGTTGCTATTACTGCCACTGACAGGGATTCTGGCATCAATTCTGAACTTTCTTGCTCAATTATACCAAGCAGTCAATGCAATTTTTTCATCATAGACCCAAAGAACTGCAAAATCTACACCAATGTTAGCATGGAAAACGTTTCCTTGCAAGACATGGAAATTATAGTGCAGGTCCATGATAAGGGAAGCCCACAGTTAAGCACAAGAGCAACCTTCAAATGCATTTTATATGAAAACTTGGACATTCTTTTTCAGCCAACTCCAACAACCAGCAGCCAGTCTGCACTAGACGTTCCTATGATTATAATAATTTCACTTGCAGCCATATGTGCAGTCCTTCTAGTGATTATGGTGATGTTTGCCACCAGATGCAACAGGGAGAAGAAAGACACTCGATCTTATAACTGCAGGGTGGCTGAGTCCACTTATCAAAACCATCCAAAGAAGCCTTCTAGGCAGATACACAAAGGGGACATCACTTTGGTGCCAACTGTAAATGGAACATTGCCTATCAGGTCTCATCATAGATCACCTTCTTCATCACCCACCTTGGAAAGAGGCCAGATGAGCAGCAGACAGAGCCACCACAGCCGCCAGTCACTAAACAGCCTGGTTACGATATCCTCCAATCATATACCTGAGACATTCCCCCTCGAGCTTGCACACACCACTCCACAAGTGGAG GGCCAGTACCAGCCGAGGCCAAGTTTCCGTGGGAACAAATATTCACGAAGCTATAG ATATGCCTTGCAAGACATGGATAAATTCAGTCTCAAGGACAGTGGCCGTGGTGACAGTGAAGCTGGAGACAGCGATTACGATTTGGGTCGTGACTCTCCAATTGACAGACTTTTGGGTGAAGGCTTCAGTGACCTTTTCCTAACAGATGGTCACCACAGACTACAAACAG CAATGAAGTTATGCACAGATGAATGCAGAGTTCTTGGGCATTCTGATCAGTGCTGGATGCCACCTTTGCCTTCTCCCGTTTCTTCTGATTACAGAAGCAATATGTTTATTCCTGGGGAAGACACTCCTCAGCCACCTGTCGAGGATGACTGCCAGTCAGTAGACTCAAATGACCGAAAGAAAAGTTTTTCCACTTTTGGCAAAGACCCTAATGCTGCAAACGAAGAGAGTTCTGATCTATGCAGCACTTCTCTGCTTTCAGAAATGAACAGCGTCTTCCAGCGTTTGCTGCCTCCTTCACTGGACACTTTTACAGAGTGTAATGAAGTCGAAAGAGTGAGCTCTTTGGAGCGCAGAAAGGGACACTTGCCAGGGAAGTCTTTGGCATATCCTCAGGGTGTGGCCGCCTGGGCCGCTAATACTCATTTTCAGAACCCTGGCAGCAGTATTGGGCCAACTCAAGTGAATCACATGAGTATGCAGCCCAGCTCCAAGTGGCTTCCAGCAATGGAAGAAATTCCAGAGAACTATGAGGAGGATGAATTTGACAATGTCCTCAACCAGTTCCACGTGAGCAGAAGTGACAGTAGGCATGAAATCATGGACGCAAGTGAGCTAGTCGCGGAAATTAATAAACTTTTACAAGACGTCCGGCAGAGCTAG
- the pcdh18a gene encoding protocadherin-18a isoform X1, which translates to MRSIIKPIAGYTLLFLKTSMPLLLLLLHDVSGNAGTLKYKVYEEQRVGTVIARLKEDTAAVVSKLPNPSSVRFRSMQRSSTPLLLVREEDGEISIGAKLDREQLCQKNLNCSLEFDVVTLPTEYLLIFHVEVEVLDINDNSPQFSRSVIPIDISESAAVGTRIPLDSASDPDVAENSLHTYSLSKNDYFTIDVRTRTDGAKYAELIIVRELDREIQSSYELKLIASDTGVPPRSGSTLIKISIADSNDNSPLFEKQSYVIHLPENSPVGSLLIDLNATDPDEGSNGKVVYSFSSHVSPKILETFKINPENGHLTLLKPVDFEATTSYEIDAQAQDLGPNSIPAHCKIIIKVVDVNDNKPEINIKLMNPEEEAHISEATAKGTFVALVSVEDKDSGLNGEIVCRLHGHGQFKLQKHYENNYVILTNGSLDREKRSEYSLTVIAEDKGIPSLSTIKHFTVQVLDENDNPPRFQKNRYEIFMSENNSPGAYITSVIATDPDLGENGQVTYTILDSFILGSSITTYVTIDPSNGAIYALRSFDHEDINRIAFVVQARDAGRNPLSSNITVILTIIDENDNPPAIIYPVVHNHTAEISIPKDAEAGYQVVAITATDRDSGINSELSCSIIPSSQCNFFIIDPKNCKIYTNVSMENVSLQDMEIIVQVHDKGSPQLSTRATFKCILYENLDILFQPTPTTSSQSALDVPMIIIISLAAICAVLLVIMVMFATRCNREKKDTRSYNCRVAESTYQNHPKKPSRQIHKGDITLVPTVNGTLPIRSHHRSPSSSPTLERGQMSSRQSHHSRQSLNSLVTISSNHIPETFPLELAHTTPQVEQVSQLLSMLHQGQYQPRPSFRGNKYSRSYRYALQDMDKFSLKDSGRGDSEAGDSDYDLGRDSPIDRLLGEGFSDLFLTDGHHRLQTAMKLCTDECRVLGHSDQCWMPPLPSPVSSDYRSNMFIPGEDTPQPPVEDDCQSVDSNDRKKSFSTFGKDPNAANEESSDLCSTSLLSEMNSVFQRLLPPSLDTFTECNEVERVSSLERRKGHLPGKSLAYPQGVAAWAANTHFQNPGSSIGPTQVNHMSMQPSSKWLPAMEEIPENYEEDEFDNVLNQFHVSRSDSRHEIMDASELVAEINKLLQDVRQS; encoded by the exons ATGCGCTCTATCATCAAGCCGATCGCTGGTTACactttgctttttttgaaaacctcGATGcctttactgctgctgctgctgcacgaTGTATCCGGTAATGCCGGTACTTTGAAATACAAAGTCTACGAAGAGCAAAGAGTGGGGACCGTGATTGCCAGGCTTAAAGAAGATACTGCTGCCGTGGTCTCCAAATTGCCTAACCCTTCTTCAGTGCGCTTTAGATCCATGCAGCGGAGTAGCACTCCTTTGCTTCTTGTCCGAGAGGAGGATGGGGAGATAAGCATCGGGGCAAAACTCGACCGGGAACAGCTGTGCCAGAAAAACCTCAACTGCTCGTTAGAGTTTGATGTAGTTACCCTGCCGACAGAGTACTTGCTGATATTTCATGTTGAAGTGGAAGTGTTGGATATTAATGACAATTCGCCGCAATTTTCCAGATCCGTTATTCCTATTGACATCTCGGAGAGTGCGGCCGTGGGAACAAGAATCCCCCTGGACAGCGCCTCTGACCCCGACGTTGCGGAAAACTCCCTGCATACTTATTCCTTGTCCAAAAACGACTATTTCACGATCGATGTGAGAACCAGGACTGATGGGGCCAAGTACGCCGAGTTAATTATCGTCAGGGAACTAGACCGAGAAATTCAGTCTAGTTATGAACTTAAACTGATAGCTTCTGATACCGGTGTGCCACCTAGATCGGGCTCAACCCTGATTAAAATCAGCATTGCTGATTCAAATGATAATAGCCCGCTTTTTGAAAAACAGTCTTATGTTATACATCTGCCGGAAAACTCTCCCGTGGGGTCTTTGTTAATCGACCTAAATGCTACAGATCCAGATGAGGGCAGTAATGGGAAAGTAGTATATTCTTTCAGCAGCCACGTGTCTCCAAAAATTTTGGAGACTTTCAAAATCAACCCAGAAAATGGCCATCTTACTCTTCTCAAGCCAGTTGACTTTGAAGCTACCACATCTTATGAAATTGATGCCCAAGCTCAGGACCTGGGACCCAATTCCATTCCTGCACACTGTAAAATTATCATCAAAGTTGTGGATGTCAATGATAACAAACCTGAGATCAATATTAAGCTAATGAATCCAGAGGAGGAAGCCCATATTTCAGAAGCAACTGCAAAAGGTACTTTTGTAGCTCTTGTATCCGTAGAAGACAAAGACTCGGGCTTGAATGGAGAGATTGTGTGCAGGCTACATGGCCATGGCCAGTTCAAACTTCAGAAACATTATGAAAACAACTACGTCATTTTAACAAATGGTTCATTAGATAGAGAAAAGAGATCAGAATATAGTTTGACTGTTATTGCAGAGGACAAAGGGATCCCAAGCCTTTCTACAATTAAACACTTTACAGTTCAGGTCCTGGATGAAAATGACAATCCACCTCGTTTTCAGAAGAACAGGTATGAGATTTTCATGTCGGAAAACAACTCTCCTGGAGCCTATATAACATCAGTAATAGCCACTGACCCTGATCTTGGAGAAAATGGACAGGTTACCTACACCATCTTGGATAGCTTTATTTTAGGAAGCTCCATAACAACTTATGTGACTATTGATCCATCTAATGGAGCCATTTATGCCCTAAGAAGTTTTGATCATGAAGACATCAATCGAATTGCTTTTGTAGTTCAGGCAAGAGATGCAGGTCGAAACCCACTTAGCAGTAACATCACTGTCATCCTCACCATAATTGACGAAAACGACAACCCACCAGCTATTATATATCCAGTCGTGCACAACCATACGGCAGAAATTTCTATCCCTAAAGATGCTGAAGCTGGCTATCAAGTTGTTGCTATTACTGCCACTGACAGGGATTCTGGCATCAATTCTGAACTTTCTTGCTCAATTATACCAAGCAGTCAATGCAATTTTTTCATCATAGACCCAAAGAACTGCAAAATCTACACCAATGTTAGCATGGAAAACGTTTCCTTGCAAGACATGGAAATTATAGTGCAGGTCCATGATAAGGGAAGCCCACAGTTAAGCACAAGAGCAACCTTCAAATGCATTTTATATGAAAACTTGGACATTCTTTTTCAGCCAACTCCAACAACCAGCAGCCAGTCTGCACTAGACGTTCCTATGATTATAATAATTTCACTTGCAGCCATATGTGCAGTCCTTCTAGTGATTATGGTGATGTTTGCCACCAGATGCAACAGGGAGAAGAAAGACACTCGATCTTATAACTGCAGGGTGGCTGAGTCCACTTATCAAAACCATCCAAAGAAGCCTTCTAGGCAGATACACAAAGGGGACATCACTTTGGTGCCAACTGTAAATGGAACATTGCCTATCAGGTCTCATCATAGATCACCTTCTTCATCACCCACCTTGGAAAGAGGCCAGATGAGCAGCAGACAGAGCCACCACAGCCGCCAGTCACTAAACAGCCTGGTTACGATATCCTCCAATCATATACCTGAGACATTCCCCCTCGAGCTTGCACACACCACTCCACAAGTGGAG CAAGTCTCACAGCTTCTATCCATGCTTCATCAGGGCCAGTACCAGCCGAGGCCAAGTTTCCGTGGGAACAAATATTCACGAAGCTATAG ATATGCCTTGCAAGACATGGATAAATTCAGTCTCAAGGACAGTGGCCGTGGTGACAGTGAAGCTGGAGACAGCGATTACGATTTGGGTCGTGACTCTCCAATTGACAGACTTTTGGGTGAAGGCTTCAGTGACCTTTTCCTAACAGATGGTCACCACAGACTACAAACAG CAATGAAGTTATGCACAGATGAATGCAGAGTTCTTGGGCATTCTGATCAGTGCTGGATGCCACCTTTGCCTTCTCCCGTTTCTTCTGATTACAGAAGCAATATGTTTATTCCTGGGGAAGACACTCCTCAGCCACCTGTCGAGGATGACTGCCAGTCAGTAGACTCAAATGACCGAAAGAAAAGTTTTTCCACTTTTGGCAAAGACCCTAATGCTGCAAACGAAGAGAGTTCTGATCTATGCAGCACTTCTCTGCTTTCAGAAATGAACAGCGTCTTCCAGCGTTTGCTGCCTCCTTCACTGGACACTTTTACAGAGTGTAATGAAGTCGAAAGAGTGAGCTCTTTGGAGCGCAGAAAGGGACACTTGCCAGGGAAGTCTTTGGCATATCCTCAGGGTGTGGCCGCCTGGGCCGCTAATACTCATTTTCAGAACCCTGGCAGCAGTATTGGGCCAACTCAAGTGAATCACATGAGTATGCAGCCCAGCTCCAAGTGGCTTCCAGCAATGGAAGAAATTCCAGAGAACTATGAGGAGGATGAATTTGACAATGTCCTCAACCAGTTCCACGTGAGCAGAAGTGACAGTAGGCATGAAATCATGGACGCAAGTGAGCTAGTCGCGGAAATTAATAAACTTTTACAAGACGTCCGGCAGAGCTAG